GCGTCGCGACGAAGCGGCGCGCACGCGCCGCATCCGGCTTCTCGACGAAGGCGCGCACCCGCGACGTCCGCCCGCCCACCGGGTCGCCGAGCCGGATGTAGCCGTATCCCGTCTCGGGCCCCGCCGGCCGGATACCGATCGTGACCGCCACGGGCCTCGCGCTCGCCCACGCGAGCGCCTCGAGGAGCGTCGCGCGAAACGCGCGCGGGTTCGCGATCGCGTGATCGGCCGGTACCGTCACGAAGGTCGCGCCGGCGGCGCGGCTCTCGATCGCCAGCGCCGCGAGCGCGAGGCATGGCGCCGTGTTGCGCGCGATCGGCTCACTGAGCACGTTCCGACGCGGCAGCTCCGGCAGTTGCCGCACGACCGCCGCGGCATGATCACGATGCGTAACGATCAGAATCTGCGACGACGGCACGATGCCGCGCAGCCGCGCCACGGTCTCCTGGAGGAGGCTGCGGGCGCCGCGCACGGGTAGCAGCTGTTTCGGCACCAGCCGCCGGCTCCGCGGCCAGAATCGCGTCCCGCTTCCCCCGGCCATGACCACCGCCCACCGATCGACGCGACGAGGAACCCGCGGCACCGACGATCGAGACATCGGATTCGTTTAGGCACCGGGTCCCGGAAAAGCAAGACAACAGGTCGCGTAGCGTACGCGCGTTCAGCGCGCCGCGCCGAGCGCCTCGAGACAACGCGCGATGTCGTCGTCATCGCAGTAGACGTGCGGCGAGAAACGCACCCCACCGCCGCGCGGGCTCGCGAGCACGCCGGCCGCGCGTAGCTTCCGCACGACGGCCTCCGGCGTGTCGCCGACGCCGATGGTCGTGATACCGGCGCATTCGTGCGCTCCATCCGGACTCACCAGGCGGAACCCGCGCCCGACGAGCGCGGCACGCAAGGTCGTCGTCACCGCGAGCACCCGCCGTTCGATCGCATCGACTCCGAGCTCCAACATCAGATCGATGGCCGCGCCGAGCGCGTGGATCGCGAGGAAGTTGGAGCTGCCGCACTCGAACTTCTGCGCGTCCGCCTTGAGCTCGAAGTGATACGGCAGGTACCGACTCGCGTCGACGACGCTCTTCCAGCCGATCCGCTGCGGCACGAGGCGATCCAGCCATCGTCGCGACACATACAGCAGGCCGCACCCCTCCGGCGCGCAGAGCCACTTGTGTCCGTCGGCCGAGAGCGCATCGATGCCGTCGCGCTCGACGTCGATCCGCACCGCCCCCAGCGCCTGGATGGCGTCGACGCAGAAGAGCACCCCGCGACGCCGGCAGAGCTCGGCGATGGCGGCCAGCGGTCGGCGATGGCCGGTCGCGAAGTCGACGGCGCTCACGCTCACGATCCGGGTCGTGCCGTCGACGAGCGCGGCGACCGCCTCGACGGTCAAGCGGCCGTCGACCGTCGGCGCGAGCCGGGTTTCCACACCGAGCCGGCGGAGCGCCCACCACGGGTAGACGTTGGCGGGAAACTCACCGTCGACCGCCACCACCGAGTCGCCGGCCCGCCAATCCAGGGCGGTCGCGATGCTGGAGAGACCGTCCGAGGTGCTGGCGACGAAGGCGACCTCCTCGGGCGACGCGCCGATCAGCCGCGCCGCCCCCGCCCGCACCGCCTCGGCGCGGGCCTCCCACGCCGGATAGTGCAGCCGAGCGAAGTCCCGAGCGTCGGCCACGAATGTCGCGACGGCGTCCGCCACGCGACGGGACACGGGCGCGACCCCCGCGTGGTCGAAGTACACGCAGGCCCCGATCACGGGAAACTGCTCACGGCCGAGCGCGCCGCCAGTCGTCGCGGAGAAAATTGCCATCGCCGGCGGCGCACTATGCTACACTCTCGCGTCATGGAGAAGCCGACGCCGGTCGCGAGTCCCGCCCTCCACGAGTTCTTTCTCACCACGACGCGGCACTGTTTCCACGAGCTCGCCGTCGGCGACGACACGGTGGTCGCCTATGTCGCGGCCGTGCTGACCGAGTTCGCGCGCAGCGATCGCCTCTACACGTTGCGCACCGCCCGCGGACGCGCCGTCGATGGCGTCGTCGACATGCGGCGCGCCGCCGACTACGCCGGGGCGATGCGGGCCCGTGCCGCTCGCAAGTACGTCGGCGACTACACCCTGTTCATGACGGGCCTCTTTCGCACGCACGTCGCGAGCCGCGGCGCCCTCGACTACTACGTCGAGGAGGGGCAGCGCTCCTATCGCGCCGTCTCCGCGCTCGACCTCTCCCTCTTCCGAACCGGCTTCCTGCTCTTCGAGCAGCTCGCGAAGAACTTCGAGGACTATTCCGGCGCGCTCGACTACATGCGCAAGGCGCACTTCGCACGACAGCCGGGCCCGAGCCCCTTCGCGCAATTCCTGAAGAACGTGGAGGGCTGGGTGCGCACGGGTCTCTCCGATAACTGACGCGACCCAGCTCACCGTGTCGGGCGACGGCCTGCGGCTCGACCGCTTCCTCGCCACGCACGGCCCCCTCGCGGGACGCGGACGGCGCGACCTCGCCGCGATCCTGGCCCGCGGTCTCGTGCGCGTGAACGGCAAGCGCGCGCGCAAAGGCACGATGCTGCGTGCCGGTGACCTCGTGACCGTCGGCGCCGCGACCGGCGACACGGAGCCCGCCGCGAGCGCCGCCGGCCCCGAGCTCGCCATCGTCCACCTCGACGACGCGATCGTCGCCGTCGACAAGCCTCCCGGCCTACCGACGACACGCGGAGCGTCGGAGGCACCGAGCCTCGCGGCGGCGCTCTGCGTCCGCTTCCCCGAGATGGCCGCCATCGACGCACGTCACGCCGGACTGGTCCATCGACTCGACACCGGGACTTCGGGAGTCCTCGTCGCCGCGCGATCGCTCGAGCACTCCACGCGGCTGCGTGCCGCGTTCGCGGCCAAGCGCGTCGCCAAGGAGTACCTGGCGGTCGTGCGCGGTCGCATCGAGACGCCGGCGAAGATCGATCGCCCGCTCGCGCGTCATCCTCGGAGCCGCCGCCGCATGGTGATCGCCCACGCCACCGCCCGCGCCTGGTCGGCGGAGACCGCGGTCGTACCCATCGGCGGGGACGCGCGCTTCACCCTCGTCCGGCTGTCCATGCGGACCGGCGTCACCCACCAGCTGCGCGTGCACCTCGCGGCCCTCGGCCATCCGATCGTCGGCGACACGCGCTACGGCGGCGCGGCGGCGGCGCCGGAGCGTAGCGACCTCGGCATCGAGCCTCCGACGTGGCACTTCCTCCATGCCCGGGCGCTCGCGTTCGACGACGACGGCCTGGCGCCGTCGCTCGCCGCGGCCTTTCCGGAGCACTGGCGCCGCCTTTTCGCGGCGCGCGGCTGGACGCCGCCGGACGCCTGAGGCGCGGCGGCCCTCAGGCCGCCGCTTGGCGGCCCTTGGGGCTCTTGTCCTTGCCGTCCTTGTTCGTCGGCGGCTTGGTGCTGCAGGGGCCGCACAGGTTGCGGACGTTGTCGGGATCTTCGAGCAATCCGTCGTCCACGTTGTGGCAGACCTTCGCGCACTCCGCGCAGATGAAATAGATGCCTTCGATCGTCTTGTTGATGCGCTCCCGATTCAGGATGCGGCCGCGCAGCTTCTGAATACGGATGCCGAGGAGATCTTCGTACTGCCGCTTGATCTTGCGTCGGCCCGCTTCGTCCTTGGGAAGCTCTTCTTCGCTGGACGCGACCGCGCTTTCGTCCTCGTCGAAGATGTTGAAGCCCTTCTTCGACTTCTCCTTCTTGACCTTCTTGGCCATGGCCCGTTTACCCTCCGGGACGCCAACAAAAAATCCGGCGACAGCGGCGCTATCAGCCGGACCCGTGGCGCGTTCTCCTCGACCCGAAGTACACCAGCGTCCCAGCATGGTCAATGCAGCGTCGCCGTTTCGCGCGCAGGCCGCGGCTCCCGGCGGGCGCGGCTTGTCGCTCTCGCGACCCGGTGGTAGCGTCCCGCGGTTTCGAGCACCCGCCGCGATGCACGTCCGTCTCGAACCGCAAGGCAAGCAGCTCACCCTCGCCGGGCGCCGGCGCGTCGGCGATCTCGTCCAGTCGCTCGGCATCGTCGCGGGGACCGTCCTGGTCATCCGCGGCGACGAACTCCTGACCGACGACGAGTTCGTCGACGACGCCGACTCGATCGAGCTGCGTGCCGTCATCTCCGGAGGTGCCGCGTGAAGTGCAAGCGGTGCGCCGAGAAGGCGATCGTCCAGCTCCGCAGCCACAATACGGCCTTCTGCAAACCGTGCTTCGTCTTCTTCTTCCAGCGCGGAGTCGAGCGTGCGATCACGCGCGAAGCGATGTTCAGCCACGAGGAGCGCATCCTCGTCGCCGTCTCCGGCGGCAAGGACAGCCTGGCGCTCTGGGACGCGCTGGTGAACCTCGGCTACGAGACCGAGGGCCTGTATCTGGGCCTCGGCATCGGCGACTATTCGAGCGCCTCCGAACGCAAGACGCGCGCGTTCGCCGAACGGCGCGGCCTCCGGCTGCGGGTCGTCGCGCTCGACGAGACCGAGGACGGTCTCGGCATCCCGTCGGTCGCGGCGGCGACCCGCCGCCCGCCCTGCTCGGCCTGCGGAACCTTCAAGCGCCACCACTTCGACCGTGCCGCCCTGGCGGGAGGCTTCGCCGTGCTGGCGACCGGCCACAACCTCGACGACGAAGCCGCACGCCTCCTCGGCAACGTCATGCATTGGCAGCTCCCCTATCTCGCCAAGCAGCGACCGGTACTGACGCCGACCCACCCCCGCTTCGTGCGCAAAGTACGTCCGCTCTATCGGACGAGCGAGCTCGAGAGCGCGACCTACGCCTTCCTGCGCGGTATCGACTACGTCGTCGAGGAATGCCCGAACAGCCGCGGCGCGACCCAGCTCGTCTACAAGGACCTGCTGAACCGCCTCGAGCACACGATGCCGGGAAGCAAGCTCGCCTTCCTCGCCGATTTCCTGAGCCGCGGATCGCCGCTCTTCGCGACCGCGCCGGAAGCGGCGGACCTCGGCGAGTGCGAGCGCTGCGGCATGCCGTCGGCGGGCGAGATCTGTGGCTACTGCCGCCTGGTCGCCGAGGTCGGGCGCAGGCGCGCGCAGGCGGTGGCGCATTCCTGAGCCGATCGTGACGCCGCAGGAGGAGTCGGCCCCGGACGCGAGCCGTGCGCTCTTGCGCGCAGGGGACTCCGTCCTCTTCATCGACCGCAAAGCACGGCAGTATCTCCGTACGCTCCGTCCCGGCAAGCGCGTCAACGTCCGCGGGGCGACTTTCGCAGCCGAGGATCTGATCGGGCTGCCGGAGGGCACGGTCCTCCGGAGCTCCACCGGCGAGTACCTCCAGATTTTCCGACCGACCTACGCGCAGCTGATCCCGAACCTGCCGCGCCAGGCCCAGGTCATCTACCCGAAGGACGTCGGCACGATCGTGATGTGGGGCGACATCCATCCGGGCGCGCACGTCATCGAGGTCGGCGCCGGCCCCGGGGCGACCGCGATCGCGCTCCTGCGCGCCATCGGACCGACCGGGACGCTCACGACCTACGAGCTCCGCGAGGAGTTCGCGACGATGGCGCGGGACAACGTCACGCGTTTCCACGGTCCGGCGCCGCAATGGACGATCAAGCTCCGCGATGCCTACGAAGGCTTCGACGAAACCGAGGTCGACCGCATGGTGATCGATCTCTCCGAGCCGTGGCGCGTGGTGCCGCACGCCGCACGCGCGCTCCGACCGGGCGGCGTCTTCATCGGATTCACCCCGACCGTGCTGCAACTGAAGCAGCTCGTCGACGAGCTGCGGGCGGGACCGTTCGCGGCCATCGAGGCGCTCGAGTCGCTCCAGCGCGGATGGCACGTGAAAGATCGCAGCGTCCGGCCCGAGCATCGCATGGTCGCGCACAGCGGCTTCCTCGTCTTCGCGCGCCGTCTCGCCGCCATGCCGTCGTCCTCGACCGACGTCGCGCCGGGCGCCTGACGCCCCGATTTCGTTGACATCATTTCGCGCGCTGGTGTAGCGTCCGCCGTTAGTCGCGATGCACGCGTGAGGTCGACGGGATGACCAAGGAAGATCTTCGCCGGAAGGTCTGGCAGCTGCTGGAGCACCATGCGGCGCAGCGTTTCCCGGGCGCCCGCGGACGCATTCCCAACTTCGTCGGCTCGGAGCGCGCAGCCACCCGCCTCGCCGAGCTCGCCGTCTGGAAGAAGGCGCGCACCATCAAGATGAGCCCCGACGCTCCGCAACTCGCGGTGCGCCGTCGCGCGCTCCTCGACGGCAAGGTCGTCTATCTCGCCGTTCCCGCCCTGCGCGCCGAGAAGTGCTTCATCGAGCTCGATCCGAAGCGTCTCGGCCGACGGGCATCGATGGCTGCGAGCCTGCTCGGCGCCGCGAAATACGGCCGCGCCGTCAGCGCCCGCGAGATCCGCGCCATCGATCTCGTGGTCTGCGGATCGGTCGCCGTCCGGCGCGACGGCACGCGTGTCGGCAAGGGCGGCGGCTTCGTCGACCTCGAGTACGCGCTGCTCCGCGAGGAGGGCAAGCTCAAGGAGACGACCCCGATCGTCACCACGGTCCATCCGCTGCAGATCGTCACCGAGAAGGTCGCCATGCTGGCGCACGACATCCCGCTCGACTTCCTCGTGACGCCCTTCGAGGTGGTGGCGACACGCCCCGCCTTCCCGCGGCCGCGCGGCGTCTACTGGGACCTCCTCAAAGCCGCGCGCATCGAAGCCATCCCGTCGCTCCGCAAACGTCTGAAGCAGAGCTCGCCGGACCTTCCCTCCCGCCGGCTGTAGCGCGGCGAGCGGCGGCTCCCGCTCAGCGTTCGCCCGGCCAGCGCACCGCGATCGCGGTCCCGATCACGGTCGCGAACCCCAAGAGCAGGACGAGGCCGTTCAGCTGTACCGCACGACGGTGCAATCGATCGAACTCGTCCCGGATCGCCGGATCGCCGGGCGCGCGGTGGAGCGCGGGACGGAGCACGCGGGCGCGCGGGCTCACCACGGCACCGGCATACGCGGTCGCGGCCAGCATCACGACCAGCATCGGCACGACCGCGCGCCACAGTGGCGCGCCCGCCGAACGCCGCCGCATCCAGATCGCGACCACGAGCGCCACGGCACCGACCACCGTCGTGAACGCGTAGTAGAATGGGAACACCTGCCCCATCACCGTACCGGCCGTCTCGCTCGGCACGGAGCGGAACACGGCCGGTGCGACCAGGAACGACACCGCGACCAGGGCGCCGAGCCAGAGCGAGAGCGCCAGCTGGAAGGCGATCTTCGCGAACGTCGGCATCGGCATCGGCGTCACTGCAACGAGGGCGTCGTACCCGACGCGAGGGCGCGGCGGCCGGCGAATCCTTCGTCGGGCGCATGCCAGAAGCCGATGGACTTCTCCCCATATTGCCAACAGAGGAGCGCCGGGCGTCCCTCGACCTCCGCCGGGAAATCCACCAGGCCGAAGTCGATGCCCTTGAACTCGCAACCGAGCTTCTCGATCTCCGCGATGCCGCGCTCGATCTCCGACACGTACGGCCCGAGATCCGGGCGGACGCGCAACACGTCGACCGTCGTCCGCACGGCGGGCTCCGACTCCGCCTCGCTCACCGCCCTCCGCACCACGAGCGCCGTGCGCTGGAGTCGCTCCATGAGCATCTCGAGGCGCGGGATCAACGCGTTCGCCTCGTCGACCGTGAACCGGCGCATCGACACGCCCGTCCTCTAGACCAGTTTCGCGAACGCGTCGAGATTATCTCGATGTTCCGCACGGTTCGGGGTTGTCCGGGTGGAGGCCGTGTACTACTCTGCCCGCTCGACCGCAGCGGGTGCGCTCGGAATCGAGGTGGCGGCAATGGCGAGCGGCGAAGAGTTCGATCCCGAAAAGTCGGCGCAGGAACCGGGAGAGCAGAAGTTCTTCGGGTTCGAGGAGGACGTGAGCGGTATTCACGTCCCGAGCGAGCTCCCGATCCTTCCCTTGCGCGGCGTCGTGGTCTTTCCGTCGGCGATCGCCCCGCTCCTGATATCGCGCGGCGCCTCGCTCAAGCTCGTCGAGGACGCGCTGAACGGCGACCGCATCCTCGGCCTCGCCGCGCAGAAAAACGCCGAGAGCGAGAACCCGGGCACCGACGCCCTGTATTCGCGCGGCACCGCCGGCCGCATCCTCAAGATGTTGAAGTATCCCGACGGCAGCGTCCGCATCCTCGTCCAGGGGCTCCGTCGCATCGAGATCCAGCACTACACGCGCCGCGAGCCCTACTTCGTGGCGCAGGTCCGGCTTCTGAGCGAGATCCCCGAGGCGTCCGCGGAGATCGAGACCGCGCAGGGACACATGGTCCAGCAGTTCTCGAAGTTCGTCTCGATGATCCCCTACCTGCCCGACGAGCTGCAGGTGGTCGTCAACAACATCAAGGATCCGAGCAAGGTCACGGACCTGATCGCGTCGAACCTCAACATCTCGCTCGAGGAGAAGCAGGATCTCCTCAACACGCTCGAGCTGCGCGCACGGGTCGAGAAGCTCGGGGCGATCCTCAATCGCGAGATCGAGCTTCTCGAGCTCGGACACAAGATCCAGTCGCAGGTGCAGACCGAGCTCAACAAGAACCAGAAAGAGTTCTATCTGCGCCAGCAGATGAAGGCGATCCAGCGCGAGCTCGGCGAGGGCGACTCGCGGAGCGCGGAGATCGACGAGCTGCGCCAGAAGATCGCCGACGCCAACATGCCGGAGGAGGCGCGCAAGGCCGCCGAGAACGAGCTCGAGCGCCTGCGCATCATCCCACCGGAGTCGGCGGAGCACACCGTCGTCCGCACCTACCTCGAGTGGCTCGTGAACATGCCGTGGGCGACCTCCACCGAGGACAACCTCGACATCCCCCACGCCCGCAGCGTCCTCGACGAGGACCACTTCGACCTCGAGAAAGTGAAGGACCGCATCCTCGAGTACCTCGCGGTGCGGAAACTGCGGAAGGATCCGAAGGGACCGATCCTCTGCTTCGCCGGGCCGCCCGGCGTCGGCAAGACCTCGCTCGGGCGGTCGATCGCGAAGGCCATGGAGCGGAAGTTCATCCGTCTCTCGCTCGGCGGCGTGCGCGACGAGGCGGAGATCCGCGGCCACCGCCGGACCTACATCGGCTCGCTGCCCGGCCGCATCATCCAAAGCCTCCGCACGGCAGGCTCGAACAACCCGATGATCATGCTCGACGAGATCGACAAGCTCGGCGGCGACTTCCGCGGCGATCCCGCCTCGGCGCTCCTCGAGGTGCTCGACCCCGAACAGAATCACGCCTTCGTCGATCACTATCTCGACGTGCCGGTGGACCTCTCGAAGGTCATGTGGGTGACCACCGCCAACTACCTGGATCCGATCCCGCCCGCGCTCCTCGACCGCATGGAGGTGCTCGAGCTCTCCGGCTACATCGAAGAGGAGAAGCTGCAGATCTCCTGGCGCCACCTGATCCCGAAGCAGATCCGCGAGAACGGCCTCACCGACGCCAACATCGCGTTCACCGAGGACGGGCTCCTCAAGATCATCCGCAGCTACACCCGCGAGGCCGGCCTGCGGAACCTGGAGCGCGAGATCGGCCGCGTCTGCCGCAAGGTCGCGCGCGCGGTGACCGAAGGGCAGTCCGAGCGCGTCACGATCTCGCCCGAGAAGGTCCGGGAGTTCCTCGGGCCCGAGCGCTTCTTCGCCGAGGTCGCCGAGCGCAGCGGCGAACCCGGCGTCGCGACCGGCCTCGCGTACACGCCGAACGGCGGCGACATCCTCTTCATCGAGTCGACCAAGATGGGCGGCAAGAAGGGGCTCACCCTGACCGGCCACCTCGGCGAGGTGATGAAGGAGTCGGCCCAGGCCGCGTTGAGCTACATCCGCGCCCGTGCCGATCGCCTCGGCATCGCGCCCGACTTCTTCGAGAACTGCGACCTCCATATCCACGTGCCGGCCGGGGCCGTGCCGAAGGACGGCCCGTCGGCGGGGGTCACGATCGCGACCTCGCTCGCCTCGCTGCTCACCGGACGGCCGGTGAAACACGCGCTCGCGATGACGGGCGAAATCACCCTCCGCGGCAAGGTCATGCCCGTCGGCGGCATCAAGGAGAAGGTGCTCGCCGCCAAGCGCGCCGGGATCACCACGGTCGTCCTGCCGCGGTTGAACCACAAGGACCTCGAGGACATCCCGGAGACCGTGCGGCAGGAGATGCAGTTCCAGTTCGTCGACACGATCGCGGAGGCGCTGGACTTCGCCCTCGAGCCGGCCGGCACAGTCGACGACGCCGAGCCCGCGCGCGCGGCGAATCTCTGACGTCGACGCCGCGCATCCTGATGGCGGCGTCCGAGATGACGCCGTTCGCCGCGACCGGCGGACTCGGCGACGTACTCGCCGCGCTGCCGCCCGCGCTCGCCGCGCTCGGCGCGCGGGTCCACGTCGTCCTGCCGGCGTATCGCACGGCGACGATCGCCGGCGCCGACACGTCGACCTATGCCAGCCTCCTGGTGCCGCACCCCGACGGCGTGCGCGAGATCGGCCTCCGCACGCTCCGCCACCGCGATGTTGCCGTCTCCTTCGTCGTCGCCGACGACCATTTCGCGCGTGACGGCCTCTACGGCGACGCCCACGGCGACTACGGCGACAACGCGGCGCGCTTTGCGTTCTACGCGCACGCCGTGGCCGCCCTCGCGGCGCGGCTCGACCCGCCGCCCGACGTCGTGCACTGCCACGACTGGCAGGCCGGGCTCGTCCCCGCCCTCCTGCGCACCGCGGATGAGCCGCGGCTCGCCGGGCTGCCGACCGTCTTCACCATCCACAACCTCGGGTACCAGGGGATCTTCGGCGCCGAGGTGTGGCCGACCCTCGGCCTCGATCGCCGCTTCTTCGATACGGCGCATCTCGAGTTCCACGGTTTCGTCAATTTCCTGAAGGCGGGCCTCGTCTTCGCCGATCGCCTCACGACCGTGAGCCCGCGCTACGCGCAGGAGATCCGGACTCCCGAACACGGTCACGGGCTCGACGGAGTGCTGCGCGAGCGCCGCGGCGTCCTGCGCGGCATCCTGAACGGCATCGACACGACCCGCTGGGATCCCGCGCACGATTCCTTCCTGGCGGCGGCCTACGACGCGGACGATCTCGCGGGCAAGGCCGAATGCAAGGCGCGCCTGCAGCGCGATTTCGACCTGCCGATCCGCGCCCGCGTGCCGCTCATCGGCATGGTCACCCGCCTCGCCGAGCAGAAGGGGCTCGACATCCTCGCCGCCGCCCTGCCCGTCCTCCTCGCCGAGGATCTCCAGATCATCGTGCTCGGGCGCGGCGACGAGCGCTACGAGCGCTGGCTCGCCGACGCCGGTCGGCGCAACCCGACGCGCCTCGCCGTGCGCCTGGCGTTCGACGAAGGGCTCTCGCATCACGTGGAGGCCGGCGCCGACGCCTTCCTCATGCCCTCCCGCTACGAGCCTTGCGGCCTGAACCAGATGTACAGCCTGCGATACGGCACGGTGCCCAT
The sequence above is a segment of the Deltaproteobacteria bacterium genome. Coding sequences within it:
- a CDS encoding mannose-1-phosphate guanylyltransferase; translated protein: MAGGSGTRFWPRSRRLVPKQLLPVRGARSLLQETVARLRGIVPSSQILIVTHRDHAAAVVRQLPELPRRNVLSEPIARNTAPCLALAALAIESRAAGATFVTVPADHAIANPRAFRATLLEALAWASARPVAVTIGIRPAGPETGYGYIRLGDPVGGRTSRVRAFVEKPDAARARRFVATRRYLWNSGMFAWRTTTLLGLMDELLPEVMGPLRAAMAQPGARRAGAVARAYGGLPAVSIDYGVMEHARDVLVVAGEFGWSDVGSWTALATLDGAAASRHVVSVDAARAVVFGNGRLVAVVGLDDVIVVDTPDAILVCHRDRAQDVRRVVDELKRRKLERYT
- a CDS encoding aminotransferase class V-fold PLP-dependent enzyme, with translation MAIFSATTGGALGREQFPVIGACVYFDHAGVAPVSRRVADAVATFVADARDFARLHYPAWEARAEAVRAGAARLIGASPEEVAFVASTSDGLSSIATALDWRAGDSVVAVDGEFPANVYPWWALRRLGVETRLAPTVDGRLTVEAVAALVDGTTRIVSVSAVDFATGHRRPLAAIAELCRRRGVLFCVDAIQALGAVRIDVERDGIDALSADGHKWLCAPEGCGLLYVSRRWLDRLVPQRIGWKSVVDASRYLPYHFELKADAQKFECGSSNFLAIHALGAAIDLMLELGVDAIERRVLAVTTTLRAALVGRGFRLVSPDGAHECAGITTIGVGDTPEAVVRKLRAAGVLASPRGGGVRFSPHVYCDDDDIARCLEALGAAR
- a CDS encoding RluA family pseudouridine synthase yields the protein MSGDGLRLDRFLATHGPLAGRGRRDLAAILARGLVRVNGKRARKGTMLRAGDLVTVGAATGDTEPAASAAGPELAIVHLDDAIVAVDKPPGLPTTRGASEAPSLAAALCVRFPEMAAIDARHAGLVHRLDTGTSGVLVAARSLEHSTRLRAAFAAKRVAKEYLAVVRGRIETPAKIDRPLARHPRSRRRMVIAHATARAWSAETAVVPIGGDARFTLVRLSMRTGVTHQLRVHLAALGHPIVGDTRYGGAAAAPERSDLGIEPPTWHFLHARALAFDDDGLAPSLAAAFPEHWRRLFAARGWTPPDA
- a CDS encoding thiamine biosynthesis protein ThiS; amino-acid sequence: MHVRLEPQGKQLTLAGRRRVGDLVQSLGIVAGTVLVIRGDELLTDDEFVDDADSIELRAVISGGAA
- a CDS encoding TIGR00269 family protein, with the translated sequence MKCKRCAEKAIVQLRSHNTAFCKPCFVFFFQRGVERAITREAMFSHEERILVAVSGGKDSLALWDALVNLGYETEGLYLGLGIGDYSSASERKTRAFAERRGLRLRVVALDETEDGLGIPSVAAATRRPPCSACGTFKRHHFDRAALAGGFAVLATGHNLDDEAARLLGNVMHWQLPYLAKQRPVLTPTHPRFVRKVRPLYRTSELESATYAFLRGIDYVVEECPNSRGATQLVYKDLLNRLEHTMPGSKLAFLADFLSRGSPLFATAPEAADLGECERCGMPSAGEICGYCRLVAEVGRRRAQAVAHS
- a CDS encoding tRNA (adenine-N1)-methyltransferase encodes the protein MTPQEESAPDASRALLRAGDSVLFIDRKARQYLRTLRPGKRVNVRGATFAAEDLIGLPEGTVLRSSTGEYLQIFRPTYAQLIPNLPRQAQVIYPKDVGTIVMWGDIHPGAHVIEVGAGPGATAIALLRAIGPTGTLTTYELREEFATMARDNVTRFHGPAPQWTIKLRDAYEGFDETEVDRMVIDLSEPWRVVPHAARALRPGGVFIGFTPTVLQLKQLVDELRAGPFAAIEALESLQRGWHVKDRSVRPEHRMVAHSGFLVFARRLAAMPSSSTDVAPGA
- a CDS encoding 5-formyltetrahydrofolate cyclo-ligase encodes the protein MTKEDLRRKVWQLLEHHAAQRFPGARGRIPNFVGSERAATRLAELAVWKKARTIKMSPDAPQLAVRRRALLDGKVVYLAVPALRAEKCFIELDPKRLGRRASMAASLLGAAKYGRAVSAREIRAIDLVVCGSVAVRRDGTRVGKGGGFVDLEYALLREEGKLKETTPIVTTVHPLQIVTEKVAMLAHDIPLDFLVTPFEVVATRPAFPRPRGVYWDLLKAARIEAIPSLRKRLKQSSPDLPSRRL
- a CDS encoding DUF4149 domain-containing protein, whose translation is MPMPTFAKIAFQLALSLWLGALVAVSFLVAPAVFRSVPSETAGTVMGQVFPFYYAFTTVVGAVALVVAIWMRRRSAGAPLWRAVVPMLVVMLAATAYAGAVVSPRARVLRPALHRAPGDPAIRDEFDRLHRRAVQLNGLVLLLGFATVIGTAIAVRWPGER
- a CDS encoding DUF2203 domain-containing protein, which produces MSMRRFTVDEANALIPRLEMLMERLQRTALVVRRAVSEAESEPAVRTTVDVLRVRPDLGPYVSEIERGIAEIEKLGCEFKGIDFGLVDFPAEVEGRPALLCWQYGEKSIGFWHAPDEGFAGRRALASGTTPSLQ
- the lon gene encoding endopeptidase La, coding for MASGEEFDPEKSAQEPGEQKFFGFEEDVSGIHVPSELPILPLRGVVVFPSAIAPLLISRGASLKLVEDALNGDRILGLAAQKNAESENPGTDALYSRGTAGRILKMLKYPDGSVRILVQGLRRIEIQHYTRREPYFVAQVRLLSEIPEASAEIETAQGHMVQQFSKFVSMIPYLPDELQVVVNNIKDPSKVTDLIASNLNISLEEKQDLLNTLELRARVEKLGAILNREIELLELGHKIQSQVQTELNKNQKEFYLRQQMKAIQRELGEGDSRSAEIDELRQKIADANMPEEARKAAENELERLRIIPPESAEHTVVRTYLEWLVNMPWATSTEDNLDIPHARSVLDEDHFDLEKVKDRILEYLAVRKLRKDPKGPILCFAGPPGVGKTSLGRSIAKAMERKFIRLSLGGVRDEAEIRGHRRTYIGSLPGRIIQSLRTAGSNNPMIMLDEIDKLGGDFRGDPASALLEVLDPEQNHAFVDHYLDVPVDLSKVMWVTTANYLDPIPPALLDRMEVLELSGYIEEEKLQISWRHLIPKQIRENGLTDANIAFTEDGLLKIIRSYTREAGLRNLEREIGRVCRKVARAVTEGQSERVTISPEKVREFLGPERFFAEVAERSGEPGVATGLAYTPNGGDILFIESTKMGGKKGLTLTGHLGEVMKESAQAALSYIRARADRLGIAPDFFENCDLHIHVPAGAVPKDGPSAGVTIATSLASLLTGRPVKHALAMTGEITLRGKVMPVGGIKEKVLAAKRAGITTVVLPRLNHKDLEDIPETVRQEMQFQFVDTIAEALDFALEPAGTVDDAEPARAANL
- the glgA gene encoding glycogen synthase GlgA, with the translated sequence MAASEMTPFAATGGLGDVLAALPPALAALGARVHVVLPAYRTATIAGADTSTYASLLVPHPDGVREIGLRTLRHRDVAVSFVVADDHFARDGLYGDAHGDYGDNAARFAFYAHAVAALAARLDPPPDVVHCHDWQAGLVPALLRTADEPRLAGLPTVFTIHNLGYQGIFGAEVWPTLGLDRRFFDTAHLEFHGFVNFLKAGLVFADRLTTVSPRYAQEIRTPEHGHGLDGVLRERRGVLRGILNGIDTTRWDPAHDSFLAAAYDADDLAGKAECKARLQRDFDLPIRARVPLIGMVTRLAEQKGLDILAAALPVLLAEDLQIIVLGRGDERYERWLADAGRRNPTRLAVRLAFDEGLSHHVEAGADAFLMPSRYEPCGLNQMYSLRYGTVPIVRATGGLDDTIDDVDAAPERGTGFKFVEYSPDALIGAVRRALARYADAAAWRRIMREGMRRDHSWRRAALAYLDLYRDAIAGR